The Acetobacter oryzifermentans genomic interval GCCGGGCTTGAGCCGCTGTTCAAGCAGGCCGCGCAATTGCGCACGCAGGTAACTGACGCTCCAGCAAAGAAGATCGCGCAAGACAGCAAAGGCACTGCTGATTTCCGCGAGAGCTTCGGCCTCAACCGCATTCAGGTGAAGGGATAATCACATGGCATTTCAGCAGCAGGTAAATGTTGAACCCGCGCTTGGCGTTGCGGGGGATTTTGCATCCATGAACCCAACGGCAAATACGTTGGCGGGGGAAGGTGCGTTGGTTGCAGGCGCAGGCGGGGTAACCGTTGGCAAGTTTGGGTGGATTCAGGCGGACGGCCAGACTGTTCTGAACGCGCCGCCGTCAGGCTCAACGGCTGCCCCCGATGGCTTTACACATCGTGATCTTACCGCCCAGATCGACAACTTTTACGACGAAGCCGGGATGGTCGTTCCCGAAGGTTTCATGGTGAGCCTGTATCAGGCCGGTGATTTCTTCGCCAACACATCTACAGCGGCCACGCGCGGCCAGAAGATCTTTGCCTCTACCACGGATGGCAGCGTTTCTACTGGTGCGGCTGGGGCTACCATAGCCAGTTCTGTTGAGACCAAATTCTACGCCGCCAACACATGCGCTGCTGGCGAGCTTGTTAAAATCTCCACGTGGGATCATTCATAATGGATAACTTTCAGGCACAACTGGCGGAGCTTAACCGCCTAGGCTTTGTGATGCCCGAAGCAAAGGGCAT includes:
- a CDS encoding structural cement protein Gp24, with product MAFQQQVNVEPALGVAGDFASMNPTANTLAGEGALVAGAGGVTVGKFGWIQADGQTVLNAPPSGSTAAPDGFTHRDLTAQIDNFYDEAGMVVPEGFMVSLYQAGDFFANTSTAATRGQKIFASTTDGSVSTGAAGATIASSVETKFYAANTCAAGELVKISTWDHS